A portion of the Thunnus albacares chromosome 5, fThuAlb1.1, whole genome shotgun sequence genome contains these proteins:
- the tardbpa gene encoding TAR DNA binding protein, like isoform X1, protein MSELYIRVAEDESEEPMEIPSEDDGTVLLSSVAAQFPGACGLRYRNPESQCMRGVRLVEGVLHAPESDWGNLVYVVNYPKDNKRKMDEIDAASAVKIKRGFQKTSDLIVLGLPWKTTEQDLKDYFTTFGEVIMVQVKRDAKTGNSKGFGFVRFTDYETQTKVIAQRHMIDGRWCDCKLPNSKACPDEPMRSRKIFVGRCTEDMTTDELRQYFMQYGEVTDVFIPKPFRAFAFVTFADDQVAQALCGEDLIIKGVSVHISNAEPKHNNSRQMMDRGRFGAGGFSQGYGSNRGGLGSGSSGVNFGALGLNPAMVAAAQAALQSSWGMMGMLANQQGLTTTAGTATTTRDQTYSSASASYSSPSSASLGWAAGTNTPSNSGFSSGFGTSMESKSSSWGM, encoded by the exons ATGTCAGAGTTGTACATTCGGGTGGCTGAGGATGAGAGCGAGGAGCCGATGGAGATCCCCTCAGAAGACGACGGCACTGTGTTGTTGTCGTCGGTGGCGGCTCAGTTTCCAGGGGCATGCGGGCTGCGGTACAGGAACCCGGAGTCCCAGTGCATGCGGGGGGTCCGGCTGGTGGAGGGGGTCCTGCACGCACCCGAGAGCGACTGGGGAAACCTGGTATACGTCGTCAATTACCCCAAAG ATAACAAAAGGAAGATGGATGAAATAGACGCTGCCTCAGCTGTGAAAATCAAAAGGGGCTTTCAGAAGACATCAGATCTCATTGTCCTCGGGCTGCCAtggaaaacaacagaacaagaCCTGAAAGATTATTTCACTACCTTTGGCGAAGTCATCATGGTGCAG GTCAAGAGAGATGCAAAGACAGGCAACTCAAAAGGATTTGGGTTTGTCCGGTTCACTGACTATGAAACGCAAACCAAAGTGATCGCTCAGAGACACATGATTGATGGACGATGGTGTGACTGCAAACTTCCCAACTCAAAG GCATGTCCTGATGAACCCATGCGGAGCCGTAAAATCTTTGTTGGCCGCTGTACAGAGGACATGACCACTGATGAACTGAGGCAGTACTTCATGCAGTACGGCGAAGTCACTGATGTCTTCATCCCCAAACCTTTCCGGGCGTTTGCATTTGTCACGTTCGCTGACGACCAG GTCGCCCAAGCCCTGTGTGGAGAGGACTTGATCATCAAAGGAGTCAGCGTGCACATTTCCAATGCTGAGCCCAAACACAATAATAGTAGGCAAATGATGGATCGCGGGCGGTTTGGGGCTGGTGGGTTCAGTCAGGGTTATGGCAGTAATCGTGGTGGGCTAGGCAGTGGTAGTAGTGGGGTTAACTTTGGGGCTCTTGGTCTTAACCCAGCAATGGTGGCAGCTGCCCAGGCAGCGCTGCAGAGCAGTTGGGGAATGATGGGCATGCTGGCTAACCAGCAGGGTCTGACCACAACGGCAGGCACAGCCACCACAACCCGAGACCAGACCTATAGCTCTGCCAGTGCCAGTTACAGCAGCCCCAGCTCAGCTAGCCTCGGCTGGGCTGCAGGCACTAACACCCCCTCCAACAGTGGCTTCAGCTCCGGCTTTGGCACCTCTATGGAGTCTAAGTCTTCTAGTTGGGGAATGTAG
- the tardbpa gene encoding TAR DNA binding protein, like isoform X2 → MSELYIRVAEDESEEPMEIPSEDDGTVLLSSVAAQFPGACGLRYRNPESQCMRGVRLVEGVLHAPESDWGNLVYVVNYPKDNKRKMDEIDAASAVKIKRGFQKTSDLIVLGLPWKTTEQDLKDYFTTFGEVIMVQVKRDAKTGNSKGFGFVRFTDYETQTKVIAQRHMIDGRWCDCKLPNSKACPDEPMRSRKIFVGRCTEDMTTDELRQYFMQYGEVTDVFIPKPFRAFAFVTFADDQVAQALCGEDLIIKGVSVHISNAEPKHNNIHQLFPNFPGGSASLAAMFDRSQYQFPSSHV, encoded by the exons ATGTCAGAGTTGTACATTCGGGTGGCTGAGGATGAGAGCGAGGAGCCGATGGAGATCCCCTCAGAAGACGACGGCACTGTGTTGTTGTCGTCGGTGGCGGCTCAGTTTCCAGGGGCATGCGGGCTGCGGTACAGGAACCCGGAGTCCCAGTGCATGCGGGGGGTCCGGCTGGTGGAGGGGGTCCTGCACGCACCCGAGAGCGACTGGGGAAACCTGGTATACGTCGTCAATTACCCCAAAG ATAACAAAAGGAAGATGGATGAAATAGACGCTGCCTCAGCTGTGAAAATCAAAAGGGGCTTTCAGAAGACATCAGATCTCATTGTCCTCGGGCTGCCAtggaaaacaacagaacaagaCCTGAAAGATTATTTCACTACCTTTGGCGAAGTCATCATGGTGCAG GTCAAGAGAGATGCAAAGACAGGCAACTCAAAAGGATTTGGGTTTGTCCGGTTCACTGACTATGAAACGCAAACCAAAGTGATCGCTCAGAGACACATGATTGATGGACGATGGTGTGACTGCAAACTTCCCAACTCAAAG GCATGTCCTGATGAACCCATGCGGAGCCGTAAAATCTTTGTTGGCCGCTGTACAGAGGACATGACCACTGATGAACTGAGGCAGTACTTCATGCAGTACGGCGAAGTCACTGATGTCTTCATCCCCAAACCTTTCCGGGCGTTTGCATTTGTCACGTTCGCTGACGACCAG GTCGCCCAAGCCCTGTGTGGAGAGGACTTGATCATCAAAGGAGTCAGCGTGCACATTTCCAATGCTGAGCCCAAACACAATAATA TTCACCAACTCTTTCCCAATTTCCCGGGAGGAAGCGCCTCATTGGCAGCAATGTTCGACCGATCTCAGTATCAATTCCCCTCCTCCCATGTGTAA